In a genomic window of Callithrix jacchus isolate 240 chromosome 22, calJac240_pri, whole genome shotgun sequence:
- the CD37 gene encoding leukocyte antigen CD37 isoform X1 — protein sequence MGLALLGCVGALKELRCLLGLYFGVLLLLFATQITLGILIATQRAQLERSVQDIVEKTIQNYRTNPEETPAEESWDYVQFQLRCCGWHSPQDWFRVHVLRGNGSETHRVPCSCYNLSATNDSTILDNVILPQLSRLGPRSRHSTDICAVPVQSHIYREGCAQSLRKWLHNNLISIVGICLGVGLLEMTVMVLSVQLQRRALRRKREPHVPGARGSSPGPSLIADSSGGGRCGVLSSSGRNVNLWSGWGMAGACPNWGDKAPQGKLPMALGPWPLWVQDVDQPDTGIVGAELETEAELEAEAEGETDEPPE from the exons ATGGGCCTCGCCCTCCTGGGTTGTGTGGGGGCCCTCAAGGAGCTCCGCTGCCTCCTGGGCCTG TATTTCGGGGTGCTGCTGCTCCTGTTTGCCACACAGATAACCCTGGGAATCCTCATCGCCACTCAGCGGGCCCAG CTGGAGCGAAGCGTGCAGGATATCGTAGAGAAAACCATCCAGAACTACCGCACCAACCCTGAGGAGACACCGGCCGAGGAGAGCTGGGACTACGTGCAGTTCCAG CTGCGCTGCTGCGGCTGGCACTCCCCGCAGGACTGGTTCCGGGTCCACGTCCTCAGAGGCAACGGGTCGGAGACGCACCGCGTGCCCTGCTCCTGCTACAACTTGTCGGCGACCAACGACTCCACAATCCTGGATAATGTGATCTTGCCCCAGCTCAGCAGGCTCGGACCGCGGTCCAGACACAGCACAGACATCTGCGCGGTCCCTGTACAGAGCCACATCTACCGCGAG GGCTGCGCGCAGAGCCTCCGGAAGTGGCTGCACAACAACCTGATTTCCATAGTGGGCATCTGCCTGGGCGTCGGCCTACTCGAG ATGACTGTCATGGTGCTGAGCGTACAGCTACAGCGCAGGGCACTCCGCCGGAAACGCGAGCCGCACGTGCCGGGAGCCCGGGGTTCGAGCCCCGGGCCCAGCCTGATCGCTGACAGCAGCGGCGGCGGGCGCTGTGGCGTGCTCAGCAGCAGCGGGCGCAACGTCAATCTGTGGAGTGGCTGGGGCATGGCGGGTGCCTGCCCCAACTGGGGAGACAAGGCCCCACAGGGCAAGCTGCCCATGGCCCTGGGGCCCTGGCCGCTGTGGGTTCAAGACGTGGACCAGCCTGATACCGGGATTGTGGGCGCAGAATTAGAGACCGAGGCAGAAttagaggccgaggcagaggggGAGACAGATGAGCCTCCAGAATAA